ATCCACCTCTATCTGTGGAAGCGGCTGGTCCGGGACACCACCGGACCGGGCCGCTGGCGCCGTTTCGGCGGCCTCGTGGCGCTGCTGCTGGCGCTGCTGGTCCCGGCCACCATGGCGGGCACCCGCAACGGCATGTACTGGCTGGCCTGGCCGGGCTACGTCTGGCTCGCGCTGATGTTCTACCTCCTTGTGCTGCTGCTGGTGCTGGAGGTGCCGATGGCGGTGGCGAAGCTGGTGCTGCGCCGCCGGGCGGTGGCCGCCGCGCCGGCCGTCACCGCCCCGGAGCCCGCCCTGGTCGGCGCCGAGTCCAACCCCGTGCCGGCCGGCCCCACGTCGACCCGGTCCGACTCCGCGTCGGCCGGGGCCGATCCCGCAGTCGGGCCCGACCGGTCCGGCACCGTGCCGACCCGGCCCGCAGGCCCACCGGCCGTCGCGGATCACCCGGACCAGGCGGACCACGATCCGTCGCGGCGGCTGCTGCTGGCCCGGGGCGCGGCGATCTTCGCCGGCCTCACCGCCGCCGGCGTCACCGGGTACGGCGTCCGCACCGCGATGGGCCCCCCGCAGCTCGACCGGGTACGCATCCCGCTGGCGAAGCTGCCGCGCAGCATGGACGGCCTGCGGATCGCCACCGTCTCGGACATCCACCTCGGCCCGCTGCGCGGACGGGCGCACACCGAGCGGATCGTCGAGATGATCAATCGAATGGACGCCGACCTGGTGGCCGTCGTCGGTGACCTGGTCGACGGCTCGGTCGCCGAGCTGGGCGAGGCGGCGGAGCCGCTGCGCGACCTGCGCTCCCGCTACGGCAGCTTCTTCGTCACCGGCAACCACGAGTACTACTCGGGCGTCGAGGAGTGGGTCCGGGAGGTCGACCGGCTCGGACTGCGGGTGCTGCAGAACGAGCGGCAGGAGATCCGGGCCCGGGGCGGCGTACTGGACCTGGCCGGGGTGAACGACGTGAGCGCGGCCGGCACCGGTCTCGCCGCCCCCGCCGACTACGCCGCCGCCCTCGGCGACCGCGACCCGAGCCGTCCGGTGGTGCTGCTCGCCCACCAGCCGGTGGCCGCGCACGAGGCGGCGAAGTTCGGCGTCGACCTCCAACTCTCCGGGCACACCCACGGCGGCCAGATGGTGCCCTTCAACCTGGCCGTCAAGCTCCAGCAGCCGGTGGTGTCCGGTCTGGGCGAGGTGGACGGCACCAAGGTCTATGTGACCAACGGGGCGGGCTTCTGGGGCCCGCCGGTCCGGGTCGGCGCACCGCCGCAGGTCACCCTGGTGGAGCTGCGCACCCCATAGCGCGCCGGGGCCGCGCAGTCCAGCACCGGATTGCTCAGGTCACGCGTACGCGTGGCGGCGCACGGGTAGTGGACCGGCCGTGACAGGATGCGGCGTGCCTCCGTTCAGTGCCGTACCCTCCGGTGGCCTCCCGTCGTTCGTCGCGGACCTGCACATCCACTCGAAGTACTCGCGCGCGTGCAGCCGCGACCTGACCCTGCCGAACCTCGGCTGGTGGGCCCGGCGCAAGGGCATCGGCGTGCTCGGCACCGGCGACTTCACCCACCCCGCCTGGTACGACCACCTCCGCGAGACCCTGCACCCGGCCGAGCCGGGGCTGTACCGGCTCTCCCCCGAGGCGGAGCGGGACATCGCCCGCCGGCTGCCGCCCCGGCTGGCGAGCGCGGCCGAGGCGGACCCGGTGCGGTTCATGTTGAGCGTGGAGATCTCCACGATCTACAAGCGGGACGACCGGACCCGCAAGGTGCACCACCTGATCTATTTGCCGGACCTGGACGCGGTGGCCCGGTTCAACGCCGCGCTCGGCCGGATCGGCAACCTGGGCTCGGACGGCCGCCCGATCCTCGGCCTGGACTCCCGGGACCTGCTGGAGATCACCCTGACGGCCAGCCCGGACGGCTACCTGGTCCCGGCGCACATCTGGACGCCGTGGTTCTCCGCGCTGGGCTCGAAGTCCGGCTTCGACGCGATCGCCGACTGCTACGCCGACCTGGCCGACCACATCTTCGCGGTGGAGACCGGCCTCTCCTCCGACCCGGAGATGAACTGGCGGGTCGGCAGCCTCGACCGCTACCAGCTGGTGTCCAACTCGGACGCCCACTCACCGCCCGCGCTGGCCCGGGAGGCCACCGTCCTGGACTCGGCCCGGGACTACTTCGCCATCCGGGACGCGCTGCGGACCGGTGACGGACTGGCCGGGACGATCGAGTTCTTCCCCGAGGAGGGCAAGTACCACGCCGACGGGCACCGGCTCTGCGGCGTCAACTGGTCGCCGGAGCGGACCCGGGAGGCGGGTGGCCGCTGCCCGGAGTGCGGCAAGCCGCTGACCGTGGGGGTGCTGAGCCGGGTCGAGGAGCTGGCCGACCGGCCCGAGGGGCACCGGCCGGCGCACGCCCGCCCGGTCACACACCTGGTGCCGCTGGCCGAGATCCTCGGCGAGATCAACCAGGTGGGCGCCCGCTCGAAGCGGGTCGAGGGGAAGCTCAACGACCTCGTCGCGGCGCTCGGCCCCGAGCTGGAGATCCTGACCAGCACCCCGCTGGACGAGGTCGGCCGGGTGGGCGGGGAGCTGCTGGCCGAGGGGATCGGCCGGCTGCGCCGGGGTGACGTGCGCCGGGTCCCCGGCTACGACGGCGAGTACGGCGTGATCACCCTCTTCGACCCGGCCGAGCTGGCCGGTGGCGGCACCCCGGGGACCCAGGACACGCTCTTCGACGTACCCGTGCCGGTGCAGCGACGGCCGACGGAGCCGACGGCGAAGGCGAAGGCCGGACGCCCGGCGGCGGCGAAGGCCGAGCCGAAGCGGAAGGCCACGCCGCCACCGCCCCCACCGATCGCGCCGGCACCCTCCCCGCACGAGCCGTTCGAGCCGATGCTCGCCGGCATGGAGGAGGTCGGCACCGGCCTGCTGGACCGGCTGGACGCGATGCAACGGGTGGCGGCCTCGGCGCCGGGCGGGCCGCTGCTGATCGTGGCCGGCCCGGGCACCGGCAAGACCCGGACGCTGACCCACCGGATCGCCTATCTCTGCGCGGAGCTGAACGTCTTCCCCGAGCAGTGCCTGGCGATCACGTTCACCCGGCGGGCCGCCGAGGAGCTGCGGCACCGGTTGGACGGCCTGCTCGGGCCGGTCGCCGAGGACGTCACCGTCGGCACCTTCCACTCCCTCGGGCTGGCCATCCTGCGGGAGAACGCCGAGGCGGCGGGGCTGCCGGTGGACTTCCGCATCGCCGACGACACCGAACGGGCCCAGGCCCGGTCCGAGGCGGGCACCGACGACGCCGCGTACACGGCGCTGCTGCGCAAGGACGACCTGGTCGACCTGGACGAGCTGCTCACCCTGC
The Micromonospora sp. R77 DNA segment above includes these coding regions:
- a CDS encoding metallophosphoesterase, with the protein product MLAMATFVGFAVLVTALIHLYLWKRLVRDTTGPGRWRRFGGLVALLLALLVPATMAGTRNGMYWLAWPGYVWLALMFYLLVLLLVLEVPMAVAKLVLRRRAVAAAPAVTAPEPALVGAESNPVPAGPTSTRSDSASAGADPAVGPDRSGTVPTRPAGPPAVADHPDQADHDPSRRLLLARGAAIFAGLTAAGVTGYGVRTAMGPPQLDRVRIPLAKLPRSMDGLRIATVSDIHLGPLRGRAHTERIVEMINRMDADLVAVVGDLVDGSVAELGEAAEPLRDLRSRYGSFFVTGNHEYYSGVEEWVREVDRLGLRVLQNERQEIRARGGVLDLAGVNDVSAAGTGLAAPADYAAALGDRDPSRPVVLLAHQPVAAHEAAKFGVDLQLSGHTHGGQMVPFNLAVKLQQPVVSGLGEVDGTKVYVTNGAGFWGPPVRVGAPPQVTLVELRTP
- a CDS encoding UvrD-helicase domain-containing protein, which encodes MPPFSAVPSGGLPSFVADLHIHSKYSRACSRDLTLPNLGWWARRKGIGVLGTGDFTHPAWYDHLRETLHPAEPGLYRLSPEAERDIARRLPPRLASAAEADPVRFMLSVEISTIYKRDDRTRKVHHLIYLPDLDAVARFNAALGRIGNLGSDGRPILGLDSRDLLEITLTASPDGYLVPAHIWTPWFSALGSKSGFDAIADCYADLADHIFAVETGLSSDPEMNWRVGSLDRYQLVSNSDAHSPPALAREATVLDSARDYFAIRDALRTGDGLAGTIEFFPEEGKYHADGHRLCGVNWSPERTREAGGRCPECGKPLTVGVLSRVEELADRPEGHRPAHARPVTHLVPLAEILGEINQVGARSKRVEGKLNDLVAALGPELEILTSTPLDEVGRVGGELLAEGIGRLRRGDVRRVPGYDGEYGVITLFDPAELAGGGTPGTQDTLFDVPVPVQRRPTEPTAKAKAGRPAAAKAEPKRKATPPPPPPIAPAPSPHEPFEPMLAGMEEVGTGLLDRLDAMQRVAASAPGGPLLIVAGPGTGKTRTLTHRIAYLCAELNVFPEQCLAITFTRRAAEELRHRLDGLLGPVAEDVTVGTFHSLGLAILRENAEAAGLPVDFRIADDTERAQARSEAGTDDAAYTALLRKDDLVDLDELLTLPVALLKADRKLVREYRDRWRWIFVDEYQDVDAVQYELLRLLSPADGNLCAIGDPDQAIYSFRGADVGYFLRFSQDFTDARLVRLNRNYRSSAPILAAAVQAIAPSSLVRGRRLDPARLDLEAPLVGRYPAATVADEADFVVRTVDELVGGLSHRSLDSGRIDGRSTTLSFSDIAVLYRTDSQAAPIVDALSRANIPVQKRSHDRLRDRPGVLAIARELRHADGLDGALAARVRLAGQVLAERFAVPTLDGTGSVRPEDVRTAVDLLTPLARRCGDDLGLFLAQLATGAEVDALDPRAEAVTLLTLHAAKGLEFPVVFLVGAEDGLLPLRWPGSEPDDDAVAEERRLFFVGLTRAQDRLYVSHAARRVRHGAERDCRPSPFLDVIDPGLFERFGEAEPRRPKDRQLRLI